A segment of the Kiloniellales bacterium genome:
CGGCACCAGGCGCCGCGGCGGCGGAGTTGCTGGCTGCGGAGGGCCAGCTCCTCGACGTCGAAGCCCTGGGATTCCAGCCATTGCCAGCCCGGTCCGCGCCAGGCGACAGCCCTGAAGTCGACCCGGCCCCGGTCGTCGAAATGCACGCCCTCGGCTTGCAGCAGACGCCGTTGGCGCAGATCGCCGTCACCGCCGTCCTTTCGGTCGCTGACCTTGCCCTGGGCGTTGATGATCCGGTGCCAGGGGAGGTCCTGACTGGCGGGAAGCTGGGCCAGGGCGCGACCGACGATACGCGCAGAGCCCAGGCCCAGAACGAAGGCGACCTGACCATAGGTCGCGACTTCGCCGGCCGGCACCTGACGGATGACCGCCGCGATCCGCGGGTCGGCCACGCTTCGGTCGAGCTTTCCCGGCCGCCCGGTTCTGCGTTCTGCACGTTGGGCCCGGGTCATTGCTTCAGCCCTCGTCGGTGGAGATTCGGACCAGGAATACTAGGACAAAATCGAGAGTTCCGGGGTGTGCCTTTGGGCTTTCCGCGTCCGGTCCACGGTCCTATACTCCCGGCCGCCTGCCGCTCGCGGGACGTGAGTTGAGGTGTCCCACGGCGCTGGCCTTGGCAGGTTTCGGATCAGAGAGGTCTGGCGGCCCGATGGAGAATACTCTCATCATCGAATACCTGCCGATCTTGATCTTTATCGGGATTGCGATCGG
Coding sequences within it:
- a CDS encoding MGMT family protein, which translates into the protein MADPRIAAVIRQVPAGEVATYGQVAFVLGLGSARIVGRALAQLPASQDLPWHRIINAQGKVSDRKDGGDGDLRQRRLLQAEGVHFDDRGRVDFRAVAWRGPGWQWLESQGFDVEELALRSQQLRRRGAWCRWRL